From the Syntrophorhabdaceae bacterium genome, one window contains:
- a CDS encoding response regulator: protein MSKTIMTVDDSASIRQMVSFTLKKEGYDTVEAVDGVDAINKLKTKPVHMIITDLNMPNLDGIGLIKEVRADPVYRFIPIIMLTTESQESKKIEGKKAGATGWIIKPFKPEQLIAVVKKVLG from the coding sequence ATGAGTAAAACCATTATGACAGTTGATGACTCTGCAAGCATACGCCAAATGGTATCGTTTACCTTAAAAAAAGAGGGTTATGATACCGTAGAGGCAGTGGATGGTGTTGATGCCATCAACAAGTTGAAAACCAAGCCGGTTCACATGATCATAACAGACCTCAATATGCCAAATCTTGACGGTATTGGTTTGATTAAAGAGGTGAGGGCAGACCCTGTTTATAGATTCATACCCATTATAATGCTCACAACAGAGTCTCAAGAGTCAAAAAAGATAGAAGGCAAAAAGGCGGGTGCAACGGGGTGGATAATAAAACCCTTTAAACCTGAACAGCTCATCGCTGTGGTTAAGAAGGTGCTGGGATAA